One segment of Neobacillus endophyticus DNA contains the following:
- a CDS encoding aspartate aminotransferase family protein, giving the protein MKLQSKTNEIQEKARKHLSPVMTRVTELVIDKAHGAKFWTADGEEYIDFVSGVAVNAVGHTNAKMVEAIKKQAESLLHLGLNYGYYETAANLAEKLAQITPGNLDTVFFSNSGAEAIDGALKLAKAATGRPAIIAFEGSFHGRTMGATAITASSSKYRRYYEPILGEVYHVPYPYPSQLKNIQAEEVEEYCLNQLQKLFDLRVDPSRVAAIIIEPVMGEGGYYPAPPSFLQKLRKATKEHGILLIFDEVQTGFGRTGKMFAAEHANVTPDILVLAKALSGGMPLGAIVASRELHEKWPAGGHGSTFGGNPISCAAALANIEVIEEENLVERSAQLGAEIVTRLQHSIGHLPGIVEVRGLGMMIGIEFDQESAAVYVPKIKAKALEKGLLIMNCGVSGQTIRLMLPLNIEEDVLNKGLTILEEVAVETILGS; this is encoded by the coding sequence ATGAAATTGCAAAGTAAAACAAACGAAATTCAAGAAAAAGCTAGAAAACATTTATCCCCAGTAATGACTAGAGTAACAGAGCTTGTCATCGATAAAGCCCACGGCGCCAAATTTTGGACCGCGGACGGGGAAGAATATATTGATTTCGTTTCCGGTGTTGCCGTTAATGCTGTTGGCCACACGAACGCCAAAATGGTAGAGGCCATTAAAAAACAGGCAGAGTCACTGCTCCATCTTGGTTTGAATTACGGATATTATGAGACGGCCGCGAATTTGGCTGAAAAGCTTGCGCAAATTACACCAGGAAACCTGGATACTGTCTTTTTCTCCAATTCAGGTGCCGAGGCAATTGATGGAGCGCTTAAACTGGCAAAGGCCGCTACCGGAAGACCTGCGATTATCGCTTTTGAAGGTTCCTTTCATGGACGGACAATGGGGGCCACAGCGATTACCGCTTCGAGCTCCAAATACCGCCGTTATTATGAACCTATTTTGGGCGAAGTCTACCATGTTCCTTACCCTTATCCAAGCCAGCTGAAAAACATCCAGGCAGAAGAAGTGGAAGAATATTGCTTGAATCAGCTGCAGAAATTATTCGACTTAAGAGTGGACCCGTCCCGTGTAGCAGCGATCATCATTGAGCCTGTAATGGGAGAAGGCGGATACTATCCTGCACCTCCAAGCTTTTTGCAGAAGTTAAGAAAGGCAACGAAAGAGCATGGCATCCTGTTGATTTTTGATGAAGTACAAACGGGTTTCGGCCGAACAGGAAAAATGTTTGCAGCCGAGCATGCTAATGTGACACCGGATATTTTAGTTTTGGCAAAAGCTCTTTCTGGCGGAATGCCGCTGGGAGCTATTGTAGCGAGCCGTGAGCTTCATGAAAAATGGCCGGCAGGTGGACATGGTTCTACATTTGGCGGAAATCCAATTTCCTGTGCTGCAGCACTTGCCAATATTGAGGTAATTGAAGAAGAGAATTTAGTAGAAAGAAGTGCACAATTAGGTGCAGAGATTGTGACCCGTCTCCAGCACTCCATCGGGCATTTGCCAGGGATTGTGGAAGTACGGGGATTAGGCATGATGATCGGGATTGAATTTGATCAGGAATCTGCTGCTGTCTATGTGCCAAAAATCAAAGCGAAAGCATTGGAAAAAGGCCTGTTGATTATGAATTGCGGTGTCAGCGGGCAAACCATCCGCTTAATGCTGCCGCTTAATATTGAGGAAGATGTGTTAAACAAAGGTTTGACGATTTTAGAAGAGGTAGCAGTTGAAACGATTTTGGGCAGCTAA
- a CDS encoding PTS mannitol transporter subunit IICB: MNNTVENKSDFKVKVQKFGSFLSGMVMPNIGAFIAWGLITALFIPSGWLPNASLAKLVGPMITYLLPLLIGFTGGKMVYDTRGGVVGAIATMGVIVGTDIPMFLGAMIMGPIGGVVIKGFDKLVHGKIKAGFEMLVNNFSAGILGGALTLIAFKLIGPVVEAISKVLASGVQFIVNHHILPLANVFIEPAKVLFLNNAINHGILSPLGVEQAAHAGKSILFMLESNPGPGLGVLLAYMLFGKGTAKNTAPGAAIIHFFGGIHEIYFPYILMKPSLILATMAGGVSGTLTFTIFHAGLVAAPSPGSIFAYLAMTPRGGYFGVLAGVFVAAVVSFLVASLILKTSKSTEEDLSTATAKMEELKGKKSSVSSALTQSATAVNPDQVNKIVFACDAGMGSSAMGASILRNKVQKAGLDITVINTAINNLPADADIVVTHKDLTDRAKAKLPHVTHISVENFLNSPKYDELVNSLKK, from the coding sequence ATGAATAATACAGTTGAGAATAAATCAGACTTCAAAGTTAAAGTTCAGAAGTTTGGCAGCTTTTTGAGCGGAATGGTGATGCCTAATATCGGAGCGTTTATTGCCTGGGGGTTAATTACCGCACTATTTATCCCATCAGGATGGCTGCCAAATGCAAGTTTAGCCAAACTAGTTGGGCCTATGATTACCTACTTGCTGCCATTATTAATCGGTTTTACTGGAGGTAAAATGGTGTATGACACCCGCGGAGGTGTAGTTGGGGCTATTGCGACAATGGGTGTCATTGTCGGAACAGATATTCCCATGTTTCTTGGTGCTATGATCATGGGACCTATCGGCGGTGTTGTGATTAAAGGCTTTGATAAGCTTGTTCACGGAAAAATTAAAGCAGGCTTCGAAATGTTGGTAAATAACTTCTCTGCCGGAATTCTTGGCGGTGCCTTAACGTTAATCGCCTTCAAATTAATCGGTCCAGTTGTTGAAGCCATCAGTAAAGTATTAGCATCAGGCGTGCAATTTATCGTCAATCATCACATTTTACCATTAGCAAACGTCTTTATTGAACCAGCAAAGGTATTATTCTTAAATAATGCAATTAACCACGGAATTTTGAGCCCATTGGGTGTAGAACAAGCTGCACATGCAGGGAAATCCATTCTATTCATGTTAGAATCAAACCCTGGTCCTGGTTTAGGTGTCTTACTTGCTTATATGTTATTTGGAAAAGGAACAGCAAAAAATACAGCACCAGGTGCAGCTATCATTCATTTCTTTGGCGGTATTCATGAAATTTACTTCCCATACATTTTAATGAAGCCATCATTAATTTTAGCCACAATGGCTGGGGGCGTTTCTGGAACATTAACATTTACGATTTTCCATGCCGGACTTGTAGCAGCTCCATCACCTGGAAGTATCTTTGCCTACCTGGCTATGACACCAAGAGGCGGATATTTTGGAGTACTTGCAGGGGTCTTTGTAGCGGCAGTCGTTTCCTTCTTAGTAGCATCGTTGATTTTAAAAACAAGCAAGTCAACAGAGGAAGATCTTTCTACGGCAACAGCAAAAATGGAAGAGCTGAAAGGGAAGAAAAGTTCCGTTTCATCTGCCTTAACACAATCAGCAACAGCTGTTAACCCTGACCAAGTAAACAAAATTGTTTTCGCCTGTGATGCCGGTATGGGTTCAAGCGCAATGGGTGCTTCCATTCTACGAAATAAAGTGCAGAAAGCAGGATTGGATATTACGGTCATCAACACAGCCATTAATAACCTGCCAGCAGATGCCGATATCGTTGTGACGCATAAAGATTTAACAGATCGTGCGAAGGCTAAGCTTCCTCACGTTACTCATATTTCAGTAGAAAACTTCTTGAACAGCCCTAAATATGATGAGTTAGTGAACTCTTTGAAAAAGTAA
- a CDS encoding aminotransferase family protein, protein MDRVEKDYVFHRDLKKEYPIITHGEGIYLFDDQGKKYLDACSGAVAANLGHGISSIGEAMAEQAKKAGFVHTMRFETPILHQLAEKIGKMAPEFVNKVYFTTGGSEANESAIKLARQYHRDAGKSQKHIVIGRWQSYHGNTMGSLSAGGDVKRRHAYTPNLLNYAHVYSPYCHRCPYGRESSDCVKNQNWTCISDLERTILELGPENVSAFIAEPIVGSQQGAVPPPPGYFEKVRGLCDRFDIVLIIDEVMTGFGRTGTNFATEQLGITPDILTFGKGVSAGYAPLAGMIVHDKLIEGLLENSDGKFMHGFTYSGHPVAVSAGLAALEIYEREAVLENVIEQGAYLLDRLMELKEKHPCIGNVRGRGLLLGIELVKDSKVDLLFKPSEKAAETINTIAMELGAVFYPGTGSIDGMNGEHLIISPPLNSKKQEIDEIVRILDEALTVFEQQLRKDEAYEIAK, encoded by the coding sequence ATGGACAGAGTAGAAAAAGATTACGTATTTCATCGTGATTTGAAAAAGGAATACCCGATTATTACCCATGGGGAAGGGATCTATCTCTTTGATGACCAGGGGAAAAAATATTTGGATGCCTGTTCCGGAGCAGTTGCCGCTAACCTGGGACATGGAATCTCCTCCATTGGTGAAGCAATGGCGGAGCAGGCAAAAAAAGCAGGGTTTGTCCATACAATGCGATTTGAAACACCGATCTTGCATCAACTGGCTGAGAAAATTGGCAAAATGGCTCCGGAATTTGTAAACAAGGTTTATTTTACGACCGGCGGTTCAGAAGCTAATGAAAGTGCCATAAAGCTGGCAAGGCAATACCACAGGGATGCAGGCAAATCGCAAAAGCATATCGTAATTGGCCGCTGGCAATCCTATCACGGCAACACGATGGGCTCGTTGTCGGCAGGCGGTGATGTGAAAAGAAGACATGCCTATACTCCTAATCTATTAAACTATGCCCATGTGTATTCACCCTACTGCCACCGATGTCCATATGGCCGCGAATCTTCTGATTGCGTGAAAAATCAAAATTGGACGTGCATATCGGATTTGGAAAGAACGATTTTAGAATTGGGTCCTGAAAATGTATCGGCATTTATCGCCGAGCCAATCGTCGGCAGCCAGCAGGGGGCGGTACCGCCGCCGCCAGGTTATTTTGAAAAAGTCAGGGGGCTGTGTGACCGTTTCGATATCGTCCTCATTATTGACGAAGTCATGACCGGCTTTGGCCGAACAGGGACAAATTTTGCGACGGAACAGCTTGGGATCACACCGGACATTCTTACGTTTGGTAAAGGCGTATCAGCCGGTTATGCTCCACTAGCGGGTATGATCGTTCACGACAAGCTTATTGAAGGTCTTTTGGAAAACAGCGATGGGAAATTCATGCACGGTTTTACATATAGCGGACATCCTGTAGCAGTTTCCGCAGGCCTTGCAGCCTTGGAAATATACGAACGTGAGGCTGTGCTGGAAAATGTTATCGAGCAAGGGGCATACCTGCTTGATCGGCTGATGGAACTGAAAGAAAAACATCCTTGCATTGGGAATGTACGCGGCCGCGGGCTGCTGCTAGGAATTGAACTGGTCAAAGATTCAAAGGTGGATCTGCTTTTCAAACCATCTGAAAAAGCAGCTGAAACGATTAATACCATTGCCATGGAACTTGGAGCTGTTTTTTATCCTGGCACTGGCTCCATTGACGGCATGAACGGGGAACACCTGATCATCAGCCCCCCTTTAAATAGTAAAAAACAAGAAATAGATGAGATTGTAAGAATACTAGATGAAGCCTTAACGGTATTTGAACAGCAATTAAGAAAGGATGAGGCATATGAAATTGCAAAGTAA
- a CDS encoding 3-oxoacid CoA-transferase subunit B, protein MDAKHFIASRAAKELKDGDIVNLGIGIPTLVADHIPAAIRVFLHSENGILGVGPSPKHDQIDADLVNAGKKPVTILDGSSFFDSAFSFAMIRGGHVTVSILGVLQINGQGMIANWAVPGKSVLGVGGAMDLLEGSKRVIVTTMHTTDKGEPKIVKDLTYPITSERKVDLIITDLAVFSVKDDGLHLIELAPEVSLEEVQRKTNAPFHITESLLKENEVKV, encoded by the coding sequence ATGGATGCCAAACATTTTATTGCTTCAAGAGCGGCAAAGGAATTAAAGGATGGCGATATTGTTAACCTCGGGATCGGAATTCCAACGCTGGTGGCAGACCACATTCCAGCAGCGATTCGCGTTTTTTTACACTCGGAAAATGGTATTCTTGGCGTTGGTCCAAGTCCCAAACATGATCAAATAGATGCTGACCTTGTTAACGCAGGGAAAAAGCCGGTTACTATCTTGGATGGGTCATCCTTTTTTGATAGCGCTTTCTCATTTGCGATGATTAGAGGAGGGCATGTGACCGTTTCGATTCTTGGAGTACTGCAAATCAATGGCCAAGGAATGATTGCCAATTGGGCTGTGCCAGGTAAAAGTGTTCTTGGCGTCGGCGGTGCCATGGATTTATTAGAGGGGTCGAAAAGGGTGATTGTAACAACGATGCATACGACAGATAAAGGAGAACCCAAAATTGTCAAGGACCTAACTTACCCGATCACATCGGAGCGAAAAGTAGATTTAATTATAACCGATTTGGCCGTTTTCTCCGTTAAAGACGATGGACTGCATTTGATTGAGCTAGCACCTGAGGTTTCTCTGGAGGAAGTGCAGCGAAAAACGAACGCTCCTTTCCATATTACCGAATCCTTGCTTAAAGAGAATGAGGTGAAAGTGTAA
- a CDS encoding DUF3870 domain-containing protein → MQTLDTVIVTGYAKAPQGTSMYEMFKHAGIVLEVDPKEHTIVGAEFTFVTELTKKHFQKLLIGYCLQGGTEPLIERIQTFYFAPSQQAIIVALQAAVQRYWDNIKQMNV, encoded by the coding sequence ATGCAAACACTGGATACGGTGATTGTGACAGGCTATGCCAAAGCTCCCCAGGGAACTTCCATGTATGAAATGTTTAAGCATGCGGGAATCGTACTAGAAGTAGATCCGAAAGAGCATACAATTGTTGGAGCCGAATTCACATTCGTCACAGAATTAACGAAAAAACATTTTCAAAAACTGCTGATAGGCTATTGCCTGCAGGGCGGAACTGAACCGCTGATTGAACGAATTCAAACCTTTTATTTTGCGCCATCCCAGCAAGCGATTATTGTGGCCCTTCAGGCTGCAGTGCAACGTTACTGGGATAACATAAAGCAAATGAATGTATAG
- a CDS encoding mannitol-1-phosphate 5-dehydrogenase — MLAVHFGAGNIGRGFIGNLLYHSGYETCFVDVNEEIVNLLNERGEYRVVLADPSEQEAVIQNVRAINSRLHPEEVIKTIAEADLVTTAIGPNILPFIAGLIAEGLRKRMEQSERPLTIIACENMIGGTSLLKEKIFETLTEEEKLQFEERFGFPDSAVDRIVPNQVNEDKLMVKVEPFYEWVVEETKIVGERPAIEGITYVPELVPYIERKLFTVNTGHALAAYFGYYFGMETINQSMENLQVRDLVEGALKESGALLVKKYGFSQEEHTKYIQKIISRFQNSFIVDEVTRVGRSPIRKLGPNDRLVSPAKQYLAVIGEEPEFLLKGIAAALLYDFQGDEEAVQVQNIIKEEGIHAAIKKYTELDEASRLFNRIIEEYHNLKK; from the coding sequence ATGTTAGCTGTACACTTCGGGGCGGGGAATATCGGCAGAGGCTTCATCGGGAATTTATTATACCATTCAGGTTATGAAACTTGTTTTGTTGATGTAAATGAAGAAATAGTCAACTTGCTCAATGAGCGAGGGGAATACCGTGTAGTCCTTGCTGACCCGTCAGAGCAAGAGGCGGTCATTCAAAATGTCCGGGCGATTAACAGCAGGCTTCATCCTGAAGAAGTCATAAAAACGATTGCTGAAGCAGATCTTGTGACAACAGCCATTGGCCCCAATATTCTTCCCTTCATTGCCGGCTTGATTGCAGAGGGCTTGCGTAAAAGGATGGAACAATCAGAGAGACCGCTAACGATTATTGCCTGCGAAAATATGATTGGCGGAACTTCCCTATTAAAAGAGAAAATTTTTGAAACCTTAACAGAAGAGGAGAAGTTGCAATTTGAGGAACGTTTTGGCTTCCCAGATTCAGCGGTTGACCGGATTGTCCCTAATCAGGTGAATGAAGATAAACTCATGGTGAAAGTAGAGCCATTTTATGAGTGGGTAGTGGAAGAAACAAAAATTGTTGGGGAACGACCTGCGATTGAAGGGATTACCTATGTGCCTGAGCTGGTGCCATATATTGAAAGAAAGTTATTCACCGTTAATACGGGCCATGCTTTGGCTGCCTATTTTGGCTATTATTTTGGTATGGAGACTATTAACCAGTCCATGGAAAATCTGCAAGTCCGAGACTTAGTGGAGGGAGCTTTAAAGGAAAGCGGAGCCCTTTTAGTCAAAAAGTATGGCTTCAGTCAGGAAGAGCATACGAAATATATTCAAAAAATCATTTCGCGTTTCCAAAACTCGTTTATTGTCGATGAAGTGACAAGAGTGGGACGCTCACCGATTCGTAAGCTTGGTCCGAACGACCGCCTGGTGAGCCCGGCAAAACAATATCTCGCAGTGATCGGCGAAGAACCGGAATTTCTATTAAAAGGGATAGCCGCTGCTCTCTTATATGATTTCCAAGGGGACGAGGAAGCCGTTCAGGTTCAGAACATTATTAAAGAAGAAGGCATCCATGCTGCAATTAAAAAATATACGGAGCTTGATGAAGCATCCCGTTTATTTAATAGAATTATCGAAGAATATCATAATCTAAAAAAATAG
- a CDS encoding thiolase family protein has product MVVIVNAFRTAIGKFGGALADTLPEELVCLVMKNNLSAAGYGASIVDEVIVGQTKQSAHAPNIARVAALKARFPESMPAYTVHRQCGSGMQAIMNGAMSILTNQAEVVLAGGVESMSQAPHYTVGTRFGLKMGNVMLYDSNTESQPKSQPEDIYGYFTMGETAEWLAEKYHISREEQDEFAFRSQQKAKRAIDLGLFEEEIIPVPVKEGKKGIRHFAVDEHPRLTDLDKLATLNPAFKKAGTVTAGNSSGRNDGASMLLLMAEEKAKQLGLTPMARIRSFAAVGVSPQEMGIGPVPASQAALKKAGLRLEDIDLIEINEAFAAQSLACLKEWGSTGGNVNVNGGAIALGHPLGCSGARIVTTLCHELEKQKLQYGLATICVAGGQGMAMVVERWTE; this is encoded by the coding sequence ATGGTTGTCATTGTAAATGCATTTCGGACTGCGATCGGAAAATTTGGCGGGGCGCTGGCAGATACGCTTCCGGAAGAACTCGTATGCCTCGTTATGAAAAATAATTTATCTGCCGCCGGCTACGGAGCTTCCATTGTGGATGAAGTGATTGTCGGCCAAACAAAGCAAAGTGCTCACGCTCCAAACATTGCAAGAGTTGCAGCTCTAAAGGCACGATTTCCGGAATCAATGCCGGCATATACGGTGCATCGTCAATGCGGATCTGGGATGCAAGCCATCATGAACGGAGCAATGTCGATTTTAACAAACCAGGCAGAAGTTGTGTTAGCTGGGGGAGTGGAAAGTATGTCCCAAGCGCCGCATTATACGGTTGGCACCCGATTTGGCCTGAAGATGGGAAATGTCATGCTATATGACTCGAATACAGAGAGCCAGCCCAAATCCCAGCCAGAGGATATTTATGGATACTTTACAATGGGTGAAACAGCAGAGTGGCTAGCGGAGAAATATCACATCAGCAGGGAAGAACAGGACGAATTTGCTTTCAGGAGCCAGCAAAAAGCAAAGCGTGCAATCGATTTGGGGCTTTTTGAAGAAGAAATCATCCCAGTTCCAGTTAAGGAAGGGAAAAAAGGAATCCGTCACTTTGCCGTGGATGAACATCCAAGATTAACAGACTTAGACAAATTGGCAACCTTAAATCCTGCTTTTAAAAAAGCGGGAACAGTCACAGCAGGGAATTCCTCCGGCCGAAACGATGGAGCTTCCATGCTGCTATTAATGGCAGAGGAAAAAGCGAAACAGCTTGGCCTCACGCCAATGGCAAGGATTCGCTCCTTTGCCGCTGTAGGGGTATCGCCGCAAGAAATGGGCATCGGACCGGTGCCCGCCTCTCAAGCCGCCCTGAAAAAAGCGGGACTTCGCTTGGAGGACATCGATTTAATTGAAATAAATGAAGCCTTTGCTGCCCAAAGCCTTGCCTGCTTAAAAGAATGGGGCAGCACAGGAGGAAATGTGAATGTCAATGGCGGGGCCATAGCTTTGGGACATCCGCTCGGGTGCTCAGGGGCAAGAATTGTCACGACATTATGTCATGAACTCGAAAAACAAAAACTTCAGTACGGGCTTGCAACGATTTGCGTGGCGGGCGGACAAGGAATGGCAATGGTGGTGGAAAGATGGACAGAGTAG
- a CDS encoding BglG family transcription antiterminator yields MRNLYISARERQLLEILLSKTDEITVKNLSDQIGVSERTIHRDLKNVEDILKEYDLSLEKKSGVGVYITGDENKIRELEFFLFNLSHNEYTPDERQTIILCELLESNGPVKLLGLANDLNVTIATVSADLSKLEEKLTLYGLSLIRKRGYGVEIEGDEGAKRRAMSSLISEYLDESELLSLTRENIQKRSTQQINTISERLMGLVEKRKLVIVEKIVESVVQELPFSMADSAFIGLVVHLALAVERIQKGEGITIDPSYLIDQQLTKEYKFAEKMVAELEQIFQITIPEAEIAYITMHLKGAKLRHDNEYLIEDSSLQVAIKTKNLIVYIGKQAGIDLNGNRSLFEGLILHLKPALYRIKQRMGISNPLLDKIKRDYAELFLIVKEAMQQVFFEFHVPDEEIGYIVMHFGAALLGNREAMNLKTVVICSSGIGTSKLLATKLQKEFPELTQVENISLLEFKKMKKNRDYQIVISTIPIPDEELEYVVVSPFLTNDDSERIRSYINQYKIAHGSVRNLPIHFHHKRTRKKASALIKEMQSLQDYANTIAIILEGFEMMEQSKCPSIEDMLREICMYLSEKQTVEQPLEVAKALLERETLGGLGIPGTAMALYHARSAHVLKPSFSIHVLSEPIETAGMDGNVMQMRFLVLMLSPLSNSDKGLEVLSLISTMLIESEETTAIFQSNHKEKIEELLATRFDQFFNDKLTQLRSE; encoded by the coding sequence GTGAGGAATTTGTATATTTCCGCCAGAGAAAGACAGTTACTTGAAATTCTGTTATCGAAAACAGATGAAATTACGGTGAAGAATCTTTCGGATCAAATAGGCGTGAGTGAAAGAACGATTCATCGGGATTTAAAAAATGTAGAAGATATTTTAAAAGAATACGACCTATCGTTAGAAAAAAAATCAGGCGTCGGCGTCTATATTACCGGTGATGAAAATAAAATCCGGGAGTTGGAGTTTTTTCTGTTTAATCTCTCCCATAACGAATATACGCCGGATGAAAGGCAAACGATTATTCTCTGTGAGCTGCTCGAAAGCAATGGACCTGTTAAATTACTTGGTCTTGCGAACGACCTGAATGTCACCATCGCGACAGTCAGTGCAGACTTATCAAAGCTTGAGGAAAAATTGACGTTGTATGGGTTATCGCTCATTCGAAAAAGGGGCTATGGAGTGGAAATCGAGGGTGACGAGGGCGCCAAAAGAAGAGCAATGAGCAGCCTTATCTCAGAATATCTCGATGAATCCGAGCTTCTATCGCTGACAAGGGAAAACATCCAAAAGAGATCAACGCAGCAAATCAATACCATCTCGGAACGCCTGATGGGGCTTGTAGAAAAAAGAAAGCTTGTGATTGTCGAAAAAATAGTAGAATCGGTCGTTCAGGAATTGCCATTTTCGATGGCAGACAGCGCCTTTATAGGTCTCGTGGTTCATTTGGCACTGGCAGTAGAACGAATTCAAAAAGGCGAAGGCATAACGATTGATCCCTCCTATTTAATCGATCAACAACTAACAAAAGAATATAAATTTGCGGAAAAAATGGTGGCCGAACTCGAACAAATTTTTCAAATCACGATCCCAGAAGCGGAAATTGCTTATATTACGATGCATCTAAAGGGAGCCAAACTAAGGCATGACAATGAATACCTGATCGAAGATTCAAGCCTGCAGGTTGCCATTAAAACGAAAAATCTCATTGTTTATATCGGGAAACAGGCAGGAATTGACCTGAATGGCAACCGTTCTTTGTTTGAAGGGCTGATTCTGCATTTAAAGCCAGCCTTGTACAGAATTAAACAAAGGATGGGAATAAGCAACCCGTTGTTAGATAAAATAAAACGGGATTATGCGGAATTATTTTTGATCGTAAAAGAAGCCATGCAGCAAGTATTTTTTGAATTTCACGTACCGGATGAGGAAATTGGCTATATTGTTATGCACTTTGGAGCAGCTTTGCTTGGGAACAGAGAGGCAATGAATCTCAAAACTGTTGTGATTTGCTCCAGCGGCATTGGAACGTCTAAACTGTTAGCAACTAAACTGCAAAAAGAGTTTCCAGAGTTGACACAAGTCGAAAATATATCATTGCTGGAATTTAAAAAAATGAAAAAAAATCGTGATTATCAAATTGTGATATCTACCATTCCTATTCCCGATGAGGAACTAGAATATGTAGTCGTGAGCCCTTTTTTAACAAATGATGATAGTGAGCGAATTCGATCCTATATCAATCAATATAAGATTGCCCATGGCTCGGTAAGGAATCTCCCTATTCATTTCCATCACAAGCGAACGAGAAAAAAAGCCTCAGCGCTTATTAAGGAAATGCAAAGCCTTCAAGACTACGCCAATACGATTGCCATCATTCTTGAAGGCTTCGAGATGATGGAGCAAAGTAAATGTCCATCGATTGAAGACATGTTAAGGGAAATCTGTATGTACCTATCAGAAAAACAGACGGTTGAACAGCCTCTAGAGGTGGCAAAGGCTCTTCTTGAAAGAGAAACGCTTGGAGGATTGGGAATTCCGGGAACAGCTATGGCTTTATATCATGCGCGATCCGCCCATGTTTTAAAACCCAGCTTTTCGATTCACGTATTATCAGAGCCGATCGAGACAGCAGGCATGGATGGAAATGTCATGCAAATGAGGTTTTTGGTATTGATGCTTTCTCCATTATCAAACTCTGATAAAGGATTGGAAGTATTAAGCCTGATTAGTACGATGTTAATCGAAAGTGAAGAAACAACTGCTATTTTTCAATCCAATCATAAAGAAAAAATAGAGGAATTACTTGCAACAAGATTTGATCAATTTTTCAATGATAAATTAACTCAGCTTAGGAGTGAATAA
- a CDS encoding CoA transferase subunit A, whose protein sequence is MGKVISSEEAVKMIKNGTRIMVGGFGLVGCPLELVDALAKSSVKELEIISNNLGEPGRGLGVLVRQKQVKKAIGSYFTSNPEVVQAYQEKELDVELIPQGTMSEAIRAGGAGLGGFYTPVSVGTKIAEKREERMLNGKKYVLQEPIKADFALIKAKKADQLGNLIYSKSARNFNPMMATAADTVIAEVDEIVETGQLSPEEIITPHLYVDYIVVKGGN, encoded by the coding sequence ATGGGAAAGGTGATTTCTAGTGAGGAAGCGGTAAAAATGATTAAAAACGGCACGCGAATTATGGTAGGAGGATTTGGTCTAGTCGGATGCCCTCTTGAATTAGTAGATGCCTTAGCAAAGTCAAGTGTAAAAGAGTTAGAGATTATTAGTAATAACCTTGGTGAACCAGGCCGGGGGCTTGGAGTTCTTGTCCGTCAAAAACAAGTGAAAAAAGCGATTGGTTCGTATTTTACCTCTAACCCAGAGGTGGTTCAAGCATACCAAGAGAAGGAATTGGATGTGGAACTGATTCCCCAGGGAACGATGTCTGAAGCCATTCGGGCTGGAGGTGCCGGATTGGGAGGGTTTTATACCCCTGTCAGCGTAGGAACAAAAATAGCCGAAAAAAGAGAAGAACGCATGCTCAATGGAAAAAAATACGTGCTTCAGGAGCCGATTAAAGCTGATTTTGCCTTGATCAAAGCAAAAAAGGCAGATCAATTGGGAAACCTCATTTACAGTAAATCAGCAAGAAACTTCAATCCGATGATGGCAACAGCAGCGGATACAGTCATTGCCGAAGTGGATGAAATCGTGGAGACAGGCCAGCTTTCTCCGGAGGAAATTATTACTCCTCATTTATATGTTGACTACATCGTTGTGAAGGGAGGGAACTAG
- a CDS encoding PTS sugar transporter subunit IIA: MSKEVLAIENILLNKSLSSKEEAIILAGSILVENGYVEADYIGKMLEREELTSTYMGNFVAIPHGTEDSKELVKESGISFVQVPQGVDFGSGNVVKLLIGIAGKDGEHLDILSKIAIVLSEEENVEQLVAAKSAEEIMSIFEGVN; this comes from the coding sequence ATGTCAAAAGAAGTATTAGCAATCGAAAACATCCTATTAAATAAGTCTTTAAGCTCAAAGGAAGAAGCGATTATATTAGCCGGCAGCATCCTTGTTGAAAATGGCTACGTCGAAGCTGATTATATTGGAAAAATGCTTGAAAGAGAAGAATTAACATCTACTTATATGGGAAACTTTGTGGCGATTCCTCATGGCACTGAAGATTCCAAAGAGTTGGTGAAGGAATCAGGAATTTCTTTTGTGCAAGTACCACAAGGTGTTGATTTTGGCTCTGGAAATGTCGTGAAACTTCTCATTGGGATTGCCGGAAAAGATGGCGAACACTTAGATATTCTTTCTAAAATTGCCATTGTATTGTCTGAAGAAGAAAATGTCGAACAGCTTGTTGCAGCCAAATCCGCAGAAGAAATTATGTCCATTTTTGAAGGAGTGAACTAA